DNA sequence from the Juglans microcarpa x Juglans regia isolate MS1-56 chromosome 5S, Jm3101_v1.0, whole genome shotgun sequence genome:
tcattTCCATTTATTACAATATAGAGTTGATTTACAGATGGAAGAGTAAGGTTCTAAGAATTAAGCCATCTTGAATGAActatatacaacatatatattttttgaagcaaTACTTTTGCTCTAGTTAAGCCACATCAtcattttattgtattaaatgaCTATAAATTAAGAATACTTTAAAAGGTCATGGAATTTTAAAAGTTGAGAATATCATGTCTTGTTCATAACATTGCCCCTGGTGACAAGCTAACAATTTAACCAGTTTCGTATAGGAAAACTTCTGATGGTGCGGTGCACGGAACCGGAGTTTACTCTGTAAGGATGGGTCCAAAGgacctgccttggagaggttccccgacatcccccccaaaaaaaaaaaaaaaaatccctcccCAAAACCTAAGTTTTTTGAAGGTGTCCACAAAATAAGATTATTTGACCCCCCAAGACATAACTTTTAGCACATTAAtctcattttgaaatatttttatttattaacgaGTTTTTTTAcgtcatttctttctttttagtaTCATttattttccagatctttaaggtttcctttgttttttaaaCAATTCTTTCATATTTGCTCCTAtctttttgtcattaataaaatcaagttCTCATTGATAAATTTTTCTCACATTTCAGTAGCCAAGAGGCAAGAAGATTTCTTGGtctctttttacaactttttgcCCCCGATTGCCTGTTctacataatttattaaaatttctggTTCCGCCCCTGAATTTGCCAGTTATTTTCTTTatagataaatttattaaaatttagtaATTGAAGAAATAGACAGGAAGTGTTCTACACATAAATACCTCACCAACACCGACACGAAATGTAAGAGGCTTCCCACGATTGTAGCTGCTGTCGAAAACCTTCCCATTCTCCAATTTGCCAACATAGTGTGCCTGTTCCGGCCAGTTCATTCATTGAAACATCATACCCCTTATGACATATAATAAGCATATAATACATCATACAAAGAAGGGCTCCAAGACCATCATACGCACAGCAGCTCGATAGCCATCTTTTACAATGCAAATATGATGGTATAATTAGATATAATTAGATGTCACCTTAATCAGCTGTCCTTTGGTAGCCTCGGGGCCAGTTCCAACAACTTTATCGCAGAAGGCGAGGCCTGAAGGTGTTGCAGTAAGTTCACATGGAGCAGCGTTGGCTGCTGCTGCACTGGCTTCTGGTCGCAGGAGAGCCTCAAGCAAGCCAAAACAGAAGCCAAAACCAAGTGCTTCTCTTCTCCCTAGGATAGTTGGGTTTACATTTTGCTGGGTTGCAGGAGGCGAAGTGCTGTTTTTGGATTGGCTTGAGAAACTgatatttgatgtttttgtgGAATCAAAGTCTTTTATGAGTGATCTTGTTTTGGGTGTGCTAAACTTTCTGGGATTCACAGTCCCAACTGAAAATGCCAGTGAGTTCATCTCCAGTCCTCGACCTACCAGTTTGAAACAGGATAGGCTTATGCGAGATAAAAGTGGGATTTTGCTATAAAATGTATCAATATCCAATGTAGGTAGCCTGTCGGCATGGCATGGGCTAGGATGCGCTAACTGGACCTATTTCCAGCCCATTATTAGTCAAACTTACCCAATCTGTAAATTAACAAGTTTacaccttttttatttttcttagcaATGAACATTTGACAACTTGTGGAACTTGTGGAACATGGATCTCTGACCCATGAAGGAAGAAAACTTAGGCATAGGGCTTTTAGTGTGCATTTTCGGAAGGTTAAGGGCATATTTTGATACTTGCagtatcttataattttttaaatactaatgAAATTGTTGgctaaaaatgttttattaaattttaagaaagaagaaaaagaattgagtaaaaatattataaagttaaaaaattatttgaatataaattttcttttgaagtttgtaaaagttctattggtttttgtatttagataattattagataaaaaagttgaaaatttttaaaactaataaactttttggtgtttgagtaatgtttgaaaatggaattatgaaaattttaagaattcttTGCTTGTCCAAACATTAATTGGACTAAGAATAGATAATAGAGTTATGTTGcatgatctcatctcacttttaaTCGCTATATGCTCGTCTAGTATGATTCATCAACCAttagaataattattattttttaaaataataaattaaaatattgatagataaTACCACTCAATAAAGTAGGATATGAGTGGGACAAAggtatactatataatatttttcatacataATTACTAACAGCACGAGGAGAATCAATTAACGTAcatgaactctctctctctctaggcgATAGTTTCTCTCTAGCCTATACTGGAATAACCGTCCCATCTCCATCCAGGGGGTGGAGCTCCACCCACCCTCCCTTTGTCTTGTTCACTCCAGATCTGTCCCTTGGTTTTTTTTCgatattttgtttgttttcagtcCATAGCATTGAGATGCATCGATCTGCTGCCTACAGGCCTCCTATAACAGACACGTACCCCACCACTAGATTCTCTAGCCACCGCTCCCTTGGACGGCAGAAGAAAATCGACCAAAAGAGCGGCGCGTACATCTCAAGCACGGCTCACACTATGTGTGAAACTCACTCCCTGTCGCACCATAGGGAGTCTATCGCTACCATGTGCGGCACCATCAGGGTTAGTGGCCTCGAATCTCTTAGATCCGACCATTATCTTCTCTCCGAGAATAACGTGTGGCCAACATCCACCTCCATAGCCAGTAACAGTCGTCTACCATAAATTCGACCTATCTTCCGGTTGTTATTTTCCTGTGTTCCTATTTTTTCTAACCAATGATCAAGATAAAGTGGTAATGAAAGTCTCCTTCAACAACCCAGACTAGCAAATTGCAGCATACACCAATCCACTGCGACTTCCAGTCAtagttttacattttgtttatcAGATTGTGTCAAAACCGCTTTAAGCGGCTCCCATTTGTAGGAAACGAGGGGGAGCCAAGTCATTAGCTCTAGATCCctctttgctttatttttcttgtgttgTAATTGCTGGTTTGAAATGATTGTTGGGAGTTCCCACTCTACTGAGTCTTGTAtcttgtaatagtttattatacGTATGATATGcttgtttaatttaaaaaaaaattactaaaagcACGATGGAGATTGAACTCCTCTATAATACCTGATTTGGGGTGAGTGCATCATCGTGTGGGTTTATAGCCAAAGGCCCAAAGCTACCTGACTAGAAAAATGCTATCCATCATAGCATGTTTAAAACGAAGGAA
Encoded proteins:
- the LOC121267546 gene encoding peptidyl-prolyl cis-trans isomerase FKBP13, chloroplastic, producing MNSLAFSVGTVNPRKFSTPKTRSLIKDFDSTKTSNISFSSQSKNSTSPPATQQNVNPTILGRREALGFGFCFGLLEALLRPEASAAAANAAPCELTATPSGLAFCDKVVGTGPEATKGQLIKAHYVGKLENGKVFDSSYNRGKPLTFRVGVGEVIKGWDQGILGGDGVPPMLPGGKRTLKLPPELAYGVRGAGCKGGSCVIPPDSVLLFDVEFVGKE